Genomic segment of Aulosira sp. FACHB-615:
GATAGTTATCTAAAAAAGGTGCATACAACTGATAGGCTATGAGTTGCGTTCCTGATATCAGTTTTGCCCCTTTACCAGCAAACGGTGTATGAAAAGTAGCAATTAAATGTAAATTCAGTTGTTCACAAATTTCTGGTAAAACAAAGTCTAGGGGCGACAAAGTTAAAGAAGCATGAACAATATCGGGCTTGATTTCTCTTAAAGATTCTGTTAAAACTTTGGTCGCTTTTAGTGCCGGAATTGTATAAACTTGAGATTTATAAATAAAGGGTAACGATACTTCTTGGAATTTCGGCCAGTTATCTGGTTCAGGTTCTTCTTGGGCAAAGTGCAGAAAACTAACTTCATGTCCCCTATCTAGTAAAGCATTGGTTATTTCTCGGCTATAGGTGACATTACCACAAAAGGGCGATTTTTTTCCAATCCAGGCTATACGCATTCTTTAAAATTAGTTATAAGAAAGCTGGTTTTTATTGATGATTTTTGCGCCTTAGCTGTATTTGACTAGAACCTGATCTTACTAAATAATTTTGATTGAAAAAACACCGATATCAGCCATTGCTCAATTTGCTGATTAGCTGATGAAAATAATCGATGTTCGGATTAATTGATTTAATGAATAAGCTGTGAACTTTACACTTGGAATACAACTTTATTCTGCGTAATCTCAGGTTTATTCCCAGCAAAAAGGCACGAAATTATTGATGAGTTCAGTTTACCATGAAATCAAAGTCAATAATAAATGATTGCTTTTGTCAAGCAGACTGACGGGAGTTATACCAAGTTAAAATCCCACCAAAAAATGCGATCGCAGCTAGTCCCAAAAACACAGCTTTCAATCCCACAAAGGTTTCGGCGACCCCTGCTAGTGCTAAAGGTAAAGTCAAGGCAATATTAATCACATTATTTTGTAAGCCAAAGACTTTACCCCGCATTTCTGGGGGAGTTTCTGTTTGAATCGCAGTTTGCATCGGAATGCCAACGAACGCCCCAAAAATCCCTAAGATAGCCACAAACAACAACACCAGCCACAATTGTGTTGTAAATAAAGCCAAACCAATTAAAGATGCTGCCATTCCTAAACAACCATACAAGCCAAGTTGAGAATAGGAGAAGCGTTGTCCAAACTGTCCTAACATTGTTGCGCCAACGGCAACCCCTACACCACCTGCTGCTAGTAAAAAGCCAAATTGCGAAGCTTTTAAATTCGGAATCACTTCTGCCATCCGCACTGCCAACACTGTTAAAGCGGCAAAGACAGAAAATAAAATAATCAGCCTCACTAAAGCATTCCGCACTTGATGATTAGCTTTGAGGTAAGCAAAACCGTCCCGTAAGTCTGAAAAAACATGAGGAAATTCTGTATCGGGAGCGTGGGGTTTTTCTTTGGTGGTCAACAACATTAAAATTACACCAGCGATCGCATAACTGCCACCCACTAAAATTTCTTTACCCAGGCCATTGCTACCGCCAAACTGCGCCCACATACTATCTGCGATCGCTAAAATTGGTTCACCGATGGCAAAGCCAATAATGACTGAAGCCATCATAGTTGTTGTATACAGGGAGTTTGCCGAAAGTAAGTGCTGTTCTTCGACTACCAAGGGAATTGCTGCTTGTTCGGCTGGTGCAAAAAACTGTGTCAGTGTGGAAACCAAAAAAGTCACACCCAAAATCATGACAAAACCTACTGGTAAAACTCCGATGGGTTGCCAATCATGAGTGAACCACAACAACAACGGAATTACCAAAACCAATATACCCCGCCAAATATTGGTTGCTACCAAAACTGCTTTTTTTGACCAACGATCTACAAATACTCCCGCCACCGAACCAAATAATACGGCTGGAATGGTAAACGCCATCATCAATGCTGATACCCAACCACTAATGCTTTGACTACCTGCTTGAAAGTGAGTATTGATTAAAGCAATCATCAATACTAAGTACACTTTATCAGCCAGTTGGCAAAACACTTGCCCACCCCAAAGTGCTAAGAAATTCGGGTTTTTTAATACAGGTAAAAATCCCTGCTGTTGTACTTTGTCTGAGTTCGCTTCACCGCCAGAACCATTCCCGGTAGTTTTTTCTGTTGCAGTTGCAACTGGTAAACTTTCTTCCTTCCGGTTGGGGGCAAGATTGACAACTGTATCCGATGTCCATTCTTTACCATTGGTTGGAACATCGGGTTTAGAAATTTCTTGGTTGTAAATTTGACTATTTGTCGAGATAGGAACAGACTTCAAATGATTAGTCACATTAGAAGTATTTGTCCGAATCGGTTTTTT
This window contains:
- a CDS encoding MFS transporter — its product is MMQPSDLDRKILPLSPSHTKKPIRTNTSNVTNHLKSVPISTNSQIYNQEISKPDVPTNGKEWTSDTVVNLAPNRKEESLPVATATEKTTGNGSGGEANSDKVQQQGFLPVLKNPNFLALWGGQVFCQLADKVYLVLMIALINTHFQAGSQSISGWVSALMMAFTIPAVLFGSVAGVFVDRWSKKAVLVATNIWRGILVLVIPLLLWFTHDWQPIGVLPVGFVMILGVTFLVSTLTQFFAPAEQAAIPLVVEEQHLLSANSLYTTTMMASVIIGFAIGEPILAIADSMWAQFGGSNGLGKEILVGGSYAIAGVILMLLTTKEKPHAPDTEFPHVFSDLRDGFAYLKANHQVRNALVRLIILFSVFAALTVLAVRMAEVIPNLKASQFGFLLAAGGVGVAVGATMLGQFGQRFSYSQLGLYGCLGMAASLIGLALFTTQLWLVLLFVAILGIFGAFVGIPMQTAIQTETPPEMRGKVFGLQNNVINIALTLPLALAGVAETFVGLKAVFLGLAAIAFFGGILTWYNSRQSA